The Brachionichthys hirsutus isolate HB-005 unplaced genomic scaffold, CSIRO-AGI_Bhir_v1 contig_421, whole genome shotgun sequence genome segment ACTATATAATATATTCACGCAACATAATATTCAACTCATTTTTCCTGTTAGTATTTTTACCCCAGGATGAAGGCTGATGCTGGTTTTGCCTCCCAGGTTGAGGATCCGGCCGTCTGCCCTGTGAAGCTGGTTCAGCCCAGCTGCGCCATCTTCACCTCCTGACCAGCACAAAGAGGAGAGGGCACAAATAagcgagtaaaaaaaacaaaaaaacccccccaaaaaacgcaGGGGGGGCTTACCATGAAGGCCATAAGGGCGGGAGGAACGCCTCTCCGTCAGCACAGACAGCAGCACCGTGCTCCGAAACAGCAGTTTCCTTATGACGCCGTCTCCGCCGCAGTATTTTCCGACACCTCCTGAGCCGGGCCGTAGAGAGAAGCGCTCTAAAATGACTGGATATCTAAATGCCAGATGGACAACAATGACATACAaatgatgttatttttttaagatgggggggggggggatttagacTTTTTTGTAAAGCCAATATAGGTCCAACCTCTTCTCCAGAATCTCAGGGTCCGTGATGCGGGTGTTGGTCATGTGACAGTGAACGCCACTCCGTCCGTTCCAACATGGCCCTGCCCCGGCTCCACCGGCCACAGTCTCATAGTAACCTACCGTCTTGTTACCGAATGAAATGTTGTTCATGCAGCCCTGGGttggaagagaaagagaaataagCAAAGACAACTATATAAACAAACGTTGAGTCTCTCTGTGCATCATCTTATCATTGTCGGTAGCGCAGGCGTCGAGAGTAAAACATTTCTCTGCATAAAAATCCAGTTTTTCCTCACCTGAGAAGCGGCGCAAACCTCAAACGCCCTGAAGATGACGTCAACGATTCTCTGAGACGTCAGCACATTTCCTCCGACCACAGCTGCATCCTGGGAAGGCTGGAGGATTGAGCCAGGAGGTATGATGACTTTGATTGGTGCAAGACAGCCCTAAAATttgaaaaaaggaaataaaaaagctTCGTTTTATTTCAATGAAATTAGGAAGAAGAATTTCTGAGACGTTAGCAAAGTTAGCACACCCTTACTTTACCTGGTTGAGGGGAATGTCCTGCCCCACCATGCAGCGGAGGCAGTAGATGAGGGCAGAGAGGGTGATTGCGCGCGGAGCGTTACAGTTGCCCCAAACCTCCGTTCCCGTTCCCGTGAAGTCAAACGCCGCACTGCCCTGCGGGGATTTCACTCGATTAACCATTCAGCCTGAGAAATGACGCTAATTCTTCTCGTCAATGCCGTATCGTATCAGAACCTTCTCCCTGCCCACCTCTTCTTCATTAATCTTAACCCGCAGTCTGATCGGTGTCCCGTCGTCCATGAAATCTTCCGACTCCACCTCCAAGGAGCCGGTCTGCTGTCGTCTGCGACGCGCAAAGTCTCTGAGCATGTCCCTGACGGCCAGCTCTGCGTTGCTCTGAGACGTTAACACAAacgaagcggggggggggggggcggtgttattttattttcacgttAGCGTTTCATTTTGTAGCCACGGTTACCTGAATGTATCCCATGTAGGCCTGGACTACAGCTAACCCGTAGCTGTCAATCAGTTCTCCCACCAGCAAGCTGCCTCGCCGATTGGCTGCCACCTGAGCCCGCAGGTCTGacaggttgtcatggagattaCGAGTCCCAGAGCAGTCTGGGTACTGGGCCGGAGCCATCAGAGCTTCAGTTACAGCTGATATGAAGACAGGGGAAGAAGACAAGATAGGAAGCAACAGGAGAAAAGTAGCTTCGGCTTCTTAACTACACCGATACGTTAACGTGCACAAATACGCAATATTATTTCTgatatatatatctaaaaaaaaaaaagagtttaatACGAGATGTCGAGTTTGGAgttattttttatgaataagTTTCCACGCAAACATGAAATAGCGACAAGTAAGAGCTCATAATGGTGTTTTGGTCACGTAGGAAGAGATCACGAAGTGTTTGATGATCTATTTGTACATGTTTGGGTTCAGTAAACACGCCTCGCTAACGTGACTTGTACTCTCTATCTTGTGTGTAGCTTTGTACTATCGCTACTCTCTCTCTTCTTAAtctttcttcctctcatctTACCCTCTTCTTGGAAGACGCTGCCGGTAACAAGTTTGAAGGAGGTGAAGACTGCCCCCTCTTGCTGAAGGGAGGTGGAGTGAGGGGGCATAGAGCCAGGAGTGATACCTCCAATGTCAGCGtggtgccccctgctggcaaCAAAGAACACTGGCGCGCTCACGCCTTTCCAGAACacctggggtgggggggggggggggggggggcatcaatgtCAGTGAGGTACAGATGATGGAGGAAAGTCAAAACAAGACTGACCTACCGGTGTGATAACTGTGAGGTCTGGGAGGTGGCTGCCCCCGGCACATGGGTGGTTACTCAAAATCACATCGCCGTCCTCCAGGTTGGTCCCCAGAGTTttgagctgcagagagaagaaCATCCTGCCAGAGTCGGGTTTTGAGTCTACATTAGTCTCTGGGCTCTAAGGGGTCCACATCGCTCACCTGGAACTGGACAGTCTCCTGCATGGCCCCCAGGTGGACAGGGATGTGCGGCGCATTGGACACTAAACCCCCGTCTGGTCCGAACACGGCACAGGAGAAGTCGAGACGTTCCTTGATGTTTGTGGAGATGGAGGTTCTTTGGAGAACTCTCCCCATCTGTTCTGCAGAGGAAGACAGACGGAAAGATAACATTCCCTGACCCTCCGTCTACCCTCCTCAGGGaaacctttctctctctctcttcgaCCCCCCTCCACCGGTGTACCTGCTATGCTCATGAAGCGgtgggagaagatggagagcTGCACCGTGTTAAGCTCAGTGCCGAGGAGGCAGCGGCGGTCAGATCCGACAGTCAAGCAGACATCGCCGCCTTCTGTCAGACGGGCCTCACAGCACGGCTCCACCAGGATGGTGCTGATGGAGGAAAACGGATGACAAACACGCCACAACAGACAAGTTTTAATGCAAGATGAAAAGATGAGACCAAAATCCAGTATCTTTCCAACATGCTGAAATAACAAAATATCAATATCAAATATATTCAATGTTATTAAGTCGATGAGCTTAAATTACTGATAAAAACGAACAATTCAAAGCAGACAGACGACAAATGAATCCAGAAAGAATCGGGTTCACCGTCTTCATTTCAGCAGATACTGACTCGACACATTTCTATAAATCAATCAGTGAGGGAGACGCGCTTGCCTGTTTTTGTCAATGATGATGGCTGGTCCCTGGATGCAGTGACCACAGGCCAGCTCCTCCCATAGATACACACTGGTGTCCAGGTAGCCCTCCTCAAAGTAACACTTAGTCCTCTTTAGAgggagaacagagagaaaatgGGCATTTAGATACAACCTCTTATATTAGTCTAAatatataaagtgtgtgtgtgtgtgtgtgtgtgtgtgtgtgtgtaccgtgACAGGTTGGGCTCGTCTTTGTCCTGCCTTTGAGCTATACACTGATTTGATACCAGATCTCCCACAGCCCCTCACTCGGATGTCATCGACCACGATGGGCCTGTCTGGGATGGTGAATCCAAACTCCTTCAGATAACTAAaagaatgaccccccccccccaaagaaaaccCCAAACACAACAGGAGGTTTCAAGTATGAGAAGCTGAAGGGTCATAAATGTGAAAGTAATGCCAGCTTCAAAGTGTGCTAAGCTGAAAATGGCACATTAACCACACTGCATGTTTGCTTATGCAGTCCACACAGAGGGCATACGAAGGTGAAAATGTGCCGCCGCTGACTTAGTGCCGTAAACAAGGCGCTAACCGCTTGGTGAAGGCACTCCGGAAGTCTCCGGATCCACAGGACCGGCCGTTGCTGGGGTAACCAGCAGCGCTAACCATGAGAGCACAGTCGGTGCCCTGATAGCGCAGGTGGAGGAAAACCTCAGAAGATAGCTGAGCCCTGAAAAAGACAGGAACCGCGAGGCGGCATAAGCGTCGGGCAGTCGCTATGTAGTCTGTTGATCTGctgattattgatttgttttgatctGGGAAATGTAAGAGAACTATGAAAATTGTTGATTAACTTCTCCCAAAGCTGCGTGATATTCAGTTAACTGCTACAGAGGAGGTAATAAACCAAAAGTATTTGCATCCAAGAAGTtagaatacttttattttttttaaatcagtcatTAGATAATTGATCAATTGAACTTTGCAGGTCATCGTTAGTGAGTGTTTCTCCTCATGGTGATGGAGCGTTACCGTGTGAATCCGCGTGCACGGAGGGTACCGTGGCAGCGTTTGGAGAGCTGCTCCACCCTCTGATCAATCTCCCCGAACGAGCGCTGCTCGTACTTCAGGGAGCAAggctcctgcacctcctccacaaCGTCAGCTAGAGCCAAGCCATACGCCGACAACACACCGCTGTACCTGCAGCGCACAGATATAAACACGCCATACATGAATACGAGTGACGGGCAAACACTCAAcatgacccccaccccccccgatCGATAATTTTCCCATACTTGTGAATGAAAACCGTCTTCATGCCCAGCTCTCGGGCAATAGAACAGGCATGTTGTCCTCCCGCTCCCCCAAAGCATGCCAACACATGCTGAGATGTATCATGACCCTTAGCCTATGAGGGCatggggaggtggaggaggaggagggagtgagGAGGAAGAATACTTGGAACATTTAATAATCTCTGCTACTATTTCACCAAGATGGAGCGGAGAATCCAAAACCCACAGTACCTGCGTAagagctctgattggccggcaCATGGCCTCGTTAGCAACACGAATAAATCCCATAGCAACCTCCTCAACGCTCATCGCtgagatgctgctgttgttgttgtgcgaCTTGTTTGTGGCAACCTGCAAATGAAATcaccaccaaacacacacaaaatacccCAAATAACAGAACCTTAGAATCAATACTGAAAGATTTatcatgaaatacaaaaaaaactttagaaATACAGAAAACTTTAGTGCCTGTGACTGATCAGAAGACAAGAAGAGGTTGATCTCCTGCGTCAGTTCATGGAAATGCTTCATGGTTTCTTCTGAGGAAAGTGGTTCGTTCTCGCCCGGCCCAAAGATGTTGGGGaagaaggaggggaggaggcgACCCAGAGCTAAGTTAGCATCAGTTACAGTCAGAGGGCCTCCTAGGAAAAAGCCACAGGATCACAGGTCCCTGTTAGGAGTCTGCACAGTCAGGACTTGTCCGACTGTGTGTAGGTGGAAAAAAAACTAGACGCACGAGTATGACTTCAAGAACAGAAACAGACTGAAGTTAAGGACAGGAGCCGAGTCAGTATATTTCAAAATCTAATCGACAGCCACGTTGATGGATTCAGTGGAAGTaacataaaactgaatttaatgcagTAATGGTGAaggattaaaaaccaaaacaaagtATAACCTTTTCTGTAACAGGTCGGTCCAGGATGTGCACCTGCAGACTCCGGCCCAACCACAAACATCCCTGATCTGAAAGAAGCATAAAGGCAAGAGTTCACAGAAGCAGAAATCGGTGCCATTGAATTTGgatgtcaaattaaaatgaacccAAACTAACGGGTGCAGACAAGAAAGACGGACCGTGTTTGTGACATTAAAAGCTCTACCACTGGTGGAACGCACGTCACAGTTTTGGAAACTATTTGCCTGCTTTACTCATTTTCTGTTACCAACTAAACAGAAAGTCGACCAAGATCTACAGTATGTAGTCCAAAAAGTCCAAAACAAAAGAGGATCTACATTGTTCAGATGATTCACACATATGCACCAGCGTTTATACCGGTGATGATACTGCACTTTTTCCCATTAGATGCACTAGCGCATACGTTAGGAGCACCAGGAGCCTTTTCAGTTCCCATACCTATTGATTATTACCTTTGCATTATAATGTTTTTCTATAAATAGGATTATTGGTGCAGTTAAATATTCATCTGATGATGAAAACACTTTGTTTATCACCAAGTCTGAGGTTATTATGAAAAACATCAATTGATAAAGAAATGATCCTAATGAAATAGTACTATCTGAGACTCCCCCGGGACAGAAGTTTAAGCTCCTCCCCTTACACATCTCGGCATCTATATTGCTGTTCTGGGCTGGGTTGTTTAGGGACAGGCGGAACAAGCACTGCAACATTTTTCTtggcagaaataaaaagaaaaaaatgaatgaggctATGCTTTAAGGTTGCAACATGACAAAAGATTTCTAAAGGGAGGTGGAGCAGCACACAAGCAAACGTACGCATGGCTCATTAATTCGCACCACTTAATTCACAAATAGATTCGTACTCTAGACAAGCGTATCCTATAGTGCACAATCATTTACCAACACGTACGTGCAATATGCACAGACCTGAAGAAGAGCCTGGAGCCGCCACCTGCAGCTACAGTGTTGATGTCCAGCTGCGGTGCCTGCAGGGTGACTCCAGCCGTCGTGGCCTCAAACACGTGTTCGTACTGGCCAGCGTATCGACTCACATCCGTGGACGTTCCTGGGAAAAGGACACGACACCAAGACAAGACATTTAGCAATATTGTGCATCAGGTGACTCCTAAACAACATCGTGAAgttcttcctgtagtcttgagTCTCAGTAATGACTTAAGGCACCAACGCCCCACTCACCACCCATATCAAAGCCAATCACAGGTTGGTTCTCCACCTGGCTGTAGGAGGTGATGGCGTAACCAACCACGCCCCCTGCAGGGCCAGATAGAATGGCCCGCGAACCGCAAAACCGCTTCATGGGAGTCAGGCCGCCGTCCGACTGCATGAAGAGGACGTCCACGTCCTGAAGACAACGGGCAAGAGATGGAGGGGATGACGGGAGTCGATAAAGAATATAACTATGAAGAGCCCGCATTTTTTTATATGAGCACACCTTCAAGCCGTCCTTGAACCCGGCGGTAAAGCCTTTTAAATAGTGATGAATTTTGGGTGTGAGGTAGGCATCGGCACAGACGGTGTAGCCGCGAGGCACCGCCCGCACCATGGGCATGACCTCGCTGGACAAAGATACCTGGGCGAAACCCAAACGGCAGGCCACAGCGCCAACCGCCTTCTCATGATCGGAccatctgagagagagagagagagagagagagaggggaagacacAGCGAGAGATGGTAAATCTGGATTGCGAAAACAAGCATAAGTCTCTTTTGCAATGTCAGAATGGCCAGATTAGGATCTTGGGTAAATATGCGTCTGCAAAAAGCAAGTACTGACGTGTAGGAGTGGAGCAGAAGGACAGCCAGACTGGTGA includes the following:
- the LOC137915989 gene encoding 5-oxoprolinase-like, translating into MAESRGKFDFAIDRGGTFTDVFARLPDGRERVLKLLSRDPQNYDDAPTEGIRRILEEESGQAFPRDEPVNTALIGWIRMGTTVATNALLEREGERTALLVTKGFRDLLHIGTQARPKLFDLEVVVPEVLYEEVIEVDERVVLRQDGCQLPTKGAKRIVTGGTGDSLEVWKELNLEQVEKDLLGVLSRGITSLAVLLLHSYTWSDHEKAVGAVACRLGFAQVSLSSEVMPMVRAVPRGYTVCADAYLTPKIHHYLKGFTAGFKDGLKDVDVLFMQSDGGLTPMKRFCGSRAILSGPAGGVVGYAITSYSQVENQPVIGFDMGGTSTDVSRYAGQYEHVFEATTAGVTLQAPQLDINTVAAGGGSRLFFRSGMFVVGPESAGAHPGPTCYRKGGPLTVTDANLALGRLLPSFFPNIFGPGENEPLSSEETMKHFHELTQEINLFLSSDQSQVATNKSHNNNSSISAMSVEEVAMGFIRVANEAMCRPIRALTQAKGHDTSQHVLACFGGAGGQHACSIARELGMKTVFIHKYSGVLSAYGLALADVVEEVQEPCSLKYEQRSFGEIDQRVEQLSKRCHGTLRARGFTRAQLSSEVFLHLRYQGTDCALMVSAAGYPSNGRSCGSGDFRSAFTKRYLKEFGFTIPDRPIVVDDIRVRGCGRSGIKSVYSSKAGQRRAQPVTRTKCYFEEGYLDTSVYLWEELACGHCIQGPAIIIDKNSTILVEPCCEARLTEGGDVCLTVGSDRRCLLGTELNTVQLSIFSHRFMSIAEQMGRVLQRTSISTNIKERLDFSCAVFGPDGGLVSNAPHIPVHLGAMQETVQFQLKTLGTNLEDGDVILSNHPCAGGSHLPDLTVITPVFWKGVSAPVFFVASRGHHADIGGITPGSMPPHSTSLQQEGAVFTSFKLVTGSVFQEEAVTEALMAPAQYPDCSGTRNLHDNLSDLRAQVAANRRGSLLVGELIDSYGLAVVQAYMGYIQSNAELAVRDMLRDFARRRRQQTGSLEVESEDFMDDGTPIRLRVKINEEEGSAAFDFTGTGTEVWGNCNAPRAITLSALIYCLRCMVGQDIPLNQGCLAPIKVIIPPGSILQPSQDAAVVGGNVLTSQRIVDVIFRAFEVCAASQGCMNNISFGNKTVGYYETVAGGAGAGPCWNGRSGVHCHMTNTRITDPEILEKRYPVILERFSLRPGSGGVGKYCGGDGVIRKLLFRSTVLLSVLTERRSSRPYGLHGGEDGAAGLNQLHRADGRILNLGGKTSISLHPG